Genomic segment of Malus domestica chromosome 15, GDT2T_hap1:
ggtgGAGAGCTCCAAAGGGAATCCCTTctcatccctctctctctctctctctcactattcttctctctctctctctctctctctctctctctctctctctctctctctctcatgcaaGACATACACATGTCTTACAATTAAGCTTTCTGTTTATGACACAAAATTACTTGTTCCAAATTACCACATAGggttttttcttgaatttttcttGGTGTTTGTCTGCAACTCCAGTCTCACCAGCAAACCGAAGTGGCTCTTGCAGACATAAATTTAATCAAGAGAAAGGTTGGTGCTAATATTCTATGCTAGCTAGCTACTGGAAAAGTTCATGATTCTGATTTTCCTTTAAACTTAATTTATATGTAGCTcctttttttcttattaattcTGTCTTTTGATTACTGCTTGAATTTTCTTGAAGGGTTTGAAGTTAGAGAGAAGATAAATCATGAAGGCTAGCTAGGGAAAACAGAATATTGGTGGGATTTGTGTGAAGCTGAATTCATCTGTTCACAttcttttacatatatataattcttTTCTGAACTAGGGTTTGCAGTCAGATCTAAATCCTGTCACAGATGCGAAAGTTGAGATCTGTTGCTCAATTCGTTCATGAAACTGTATACAAACAATTGATGTCATCATATCCTATAATTTAAAGCAAAGGGTGTTTTAATGATGAATAAAGGTTTGATGGTGGATGAGAATATGTCAAATCTGACTTGTGCTTCTGGTGATTTAAGTGCTTCTAACTCAAGCATCAGAAATGAGTCATCTTCTGCTGGCACAGTCTACCCTCATCCCGCATCCTCAGCACAAATTCAGCAGCAGCAAGCACCGCCACCgccaaagaagaagagaaatctCCCAGGCAACCCAGGTCTCACcaaatcaaaattaattaataaccaACATTGACACAGAGAAATGATATGACTTCTGCACACCTATTTTCTCCCTTCTACACATCTTTCTACACATCCTGTTTATTCATGTCCCTTGAGAATTGTGTAATTCAAACACCAACTATGAATAAACATGAGTTTACAAGAGGATTAAAGGGTGTGAGAAAATCACATCCATCTATATACTTACCTATCATGCATGTTAATTTAATTggtttttcttgtttaattttggttttatattttaaaattttaattttgagcAGACCCGGATGCTGAAGTAATAGCCTTGTCTCCAAAATCACTGATGGCAACGAATAGATTCGTGTGTGAGATCTGCAACAAAGGGTTTCAAAGAGAGCAAAACCTTCAGCTTCATAGAAGAGGGCACAATCTGCCATGGAAGCTAAAGCAAAGGACGGGCAAGGAGGTGAGGAAGAAGGTGTATCTGTGCCCGGAACCAACATGTGTCCACCATGAACCATCAAGGGCTCTTGGGGACTTGACTGGGATCAAGAAGCACTTCTCTAGAAAGCACGGTGAGAAAAAGTGGAAATGTGAGAAATGCTCAAAGCGGTATGCAGTTCAGTCGGACTGGAAAGCTCACTCCAAAGTCTGTGGCACAAGGGAGTATAGATGTGATTGTGGAACCCTTTTCTCTAGGTAAGAGCATTATaggtaattaattattaaaatagcACTACCAGAGAAAGATTATAACTACATTAACTAGTTTTTAAGAATCAACAACTTAGGATTAATATACTTTAGAATTAATATCCATACGTAAGTTATTAATCGATCGGGTATCAATTGATATATATTGTCATTTAAATTATGAGTTACATGTTCAAGAATATCAAATACTGTAGATTAATAGTCAGTACCTAACAATCCATAACCTTGATACTGCACAACCTTTGTGAAATGAGGAGAGAGAAAATCATATGGTAATTAGCTTTTGATGAGTTGTGTTGGGTTACATATATAAAGCGATTAGTGTAAGAACCTTTAATGTGTTTCACGCTTACACACATCTGCTACTGTCTTTTGtcctcaaaaaacaaaaagaacgaAAATACAAAAAGGTCcatatgtgagagagagagagagagagagagaggacaacACTGTTTAGGTTACTTTTTTATGGTTGTTTTTTCCTtgctctttttgttttcttgtggtttttttttatttatgatggGGTAACTCTGCACACAGGAGGGACAGTTTCATCACACACAGAGCCTTTTGTGATGCTTTAGCACAAGAGAACAATACAAGCTCTGCAGCTGCCAGATCGGTAATGCCAGCCTCAATAAACCCACTTCTCTCCTCACTCCCCCAACTCCATAGCCATGGCCTCCAAGTTCAATCAGCTGTCAAGAGAGAACAGGATCAGCATCAGCAGCAGCTCCTTCCTCCGTGGCTTTCATTCTTGCCAGAAGGCGGCGAAGCGGCCAGCCTCCCTACTATGAACCTCTCCGCCTCGCCATTATTCTCCACCTCTTCATTCCAGCAATATtattcttttgaccaaaaccctaaccctagcagCTCTTCTACTGCCCTACTCCCTGATAACTTCCAACTTCAACAAAACACCGCTTCCCCTCACATGTCAGCCACTGCCTTGCTTCAGAAGGCATCGGAAATGGGTGCGACCATCAGCAAAACCTCCCCTTCCCCATATTTTCTCAAACCACCCACCCACCAATCCTACCTAGCTCACCAAGCTCACATGTCCAACGAAACTTCGCGTGACCAAGCAATACTATTGGATGATGGGTTTGGAAACAATGAGAGTAAATCTTCACTCTTCCAtgatatgatgatgatgagtaGCTCTCATGGTTTTGGTCATGATCATCATCAAGTCTCGTCGTCGTCGTTTGGAGAtcatcagcagcagcagcagcaggctTTCAATGGAATTATGGTCGACGGTAATTTCGTCgagattaataataataatcctccaaataattataataaaccGAGAAGTactgacaacaacaacaacaacgagGGTTTGACGAGAGATTTCTTGGGACTTAGAGCGCCATTTTCATCAGCAGCAGCATCGCATGGCGGCCACGGTGATTTATTCAGTATTGATATGGCGGGGCTCGACCATCACCACCATGTGAGTACTTCTTCTCCAGCTGCTTATAACAATGGACAGCAAAATGATCAGAACCAAAAATCGTGGCAAGGTTAGTTTGGTCATTTTCAGCATGTAgtcattaattttccttccctgtagagagagagagagacagcagTTACAAACTTACCATGTCTGAGGAATTCTTGAATATTCTGGTTAATAGGCTGTTTGAATGGTGCTCCAATCTTGCACTATTCGCCTTcctttttcttgctttattattttgaatatttggtCTTTTTATAATAGTTTTCtgcttttttatattttactttGCAATCAGTATGGTTACAAGCCACCGACAATGATATATTCCAACTTCGAGCAAATAATTGATTGTAGTGTGACGTGGTGGTCTACAATGATACGTGAGATTATTTTTGCTCAAGATGATTTAAGATTCTGATCACGATTGAAAGCTCATTTAAAATAAGTAAAAGTGTTTAGGATCATCAAAAGTGTATTTGATCATGTTTGagaaaaaaagttaaaattgtttttgtattaaaaaacaCTTTGAAATGCATTCTGAATGAAACACCTTCTATGTTCGTCTTTAATAAAACACTTCGAGTGTTTGTTCAAGAAGCACATgcactttaaaaataaaaataaagatttgCAGTtctgagtt
This window contains:
- the LOC103424637 gene encoding protein indeterminate-domain 7-like codes for the protein MMNKGLMVDENMSNLTCASGDLSASNSSIRNESSSAGTVYPHPASSAQIQQQQAPPPPKKKRNLPGNPDPDAEVIALSPKSLMATNRFVCEICNKGFQREQNLQLHRRGHNLPWKLKQRTGKEVRKKVYLCPEPTCVHHEPSRALGDLTGIKKHFSRKHGEKKWKCEKCSKRYAVQSDWKAHSKVCGTREYRCDCGTLFSRRDSFITHRAFCDALAQENNTSSAAARSVMPASINPLLSSLPQLHSHGLQVQSAVKREQDQHQQQLLPPWLSFLPEGGEAASLPTMNLSASPLFSTSSFQQYYSFDQNPNPSSSSTALLPDNFQLQQNTASPHMSATALLQKASEMGATISKTSPSPYFLKPPTHQSYLAHQAHMSNETSRDQAILLDDGFGNNESKSSLFHDMMMMSSSHGFGHDHHQVSSSSFGDHQQQQQQAFNGIMVDGNFVEINNNNPPNNYNKPRSTDNNNNNEGLTRDFLGLRAPFSSAAASHGGHGDLFSIDMAGLDHHHHVSTSSPAAYNNGQQNDQNQKSWQG